A DNA window from Mus pahari chromosome 13, PAHARI_EIJ_v1.1, whole genome shotgun sequence contains the following coding sequences:
- the Uchl1 gene encoding ubiquitin carboxyl-terminal hydrolase isozyme L1: MQLKPMEINPEMLNKVLAKLGVAGQWRFADVLGLEEETLGSVPSPACALLLLFPLTAQHENFRKKQIEELKGQEVSPKVYFMKQTIGNSCGTIGLIHAVANNQDKLEFEDGSVLKQFLSETEKLSPEDRAKCFEKNEAIQAAHDSVAQEGQCRVDDKVNFHFILFNNVDGHLYELDGRMPFPVNHGASSEDSLLQDAAKVCREFTEREQGEVRFSAVALCKAA; the protein is encoded by the exons ATGCAGCTGAAGCCGATGGAGATTAACCCCGAG ATGCTGAACAAA GTGTTGGCCAAGCTGGGGGTCGCCGGCCAGTGGCGCTTCGCCGACGTGCTAGGGCTGGAGGAGGAGACTCTGGGCTCTGTGCCATCCCCTGCCTGCGCCCTGCTGCTCCTGTTTCCCCTCACGGCCCAG CATGAAAACTTCAGGAAAAAGCAAATCGAGGAACTGAAGGGACAAGAAGTTAGCCCTAAAGTTTACTTCATGAAGCAGACCATCGGAAACTCCTGTGGTACCATCGGGTTGATCCATGCAGTGGCCAACAACCAAGACAAGCTGGAATTTG aggATGGATCCGTCCTGAAACAGTTCCTGTCTGAAACGGAGAAGCTGTCCCCTGAAGATAGAGCCAAGTGTTTCGAGAAGAACGAG gCCATCCAGGCAGCCCATGACTCCGTGGCCCAGGAGGGCCAGTGTCGg GTAGATGACAAAGTGAATTTCCATTTTATTCTGTTCAACAACGTGGACGGTCATCTGTATGAGCTCG ATGGGCGAATGCCCTTCCCAGTGAACCATGGCGCCAGCTCGGAGGACTCTCTGTTGCAG GATGCTGCCAAGGTCTGCAGAGAATTCACGGAGCGCGAGCAGGGAGAGGTCCGCTTCTCCGCCGTGGCTCTCTGCAAAGCTGCCTAA